A genomic region of Mycolicibacterium poriferae contains the following coding sequences:
- a CDS encoding ABC transporter permease, with protein MTTQAGAAVATAATQPPHPKKVRARRNWGDGVLRLVAGLVLLFLFLPIFVIILFSFNKPLGKFNYAWQGFTFENWADPFKYPALTDALLLSLNVAAVSTAIALVLGTLVAIALVRQRWRGHRAVDTFLILPLTAPEVVIGAALLTLFLDFGWAAGYTTILIAHIAFEVSFIAMTVRARVRGFDWTLEDASLDLGAGPARTFFRVTLPLIVPGIVAAAMLSFALSLDDFIITYFVSGSTVTYPLYVNAAVKAAVPPQINVLATAILGVSLLFLAVGTLWRRKRFEG; from the coding sequence ATGACGACTCAGGCCGGCGCGGCTGTCGCCACCGCCGCCACCCAGCCGCCGCATCCCAAAAAGGTGCGGGCACGCCGCAACTGGGGCGACGGCGTGTTGCGGCTCGTGGCGGGGCTGGTGCTGCTCTTCCTGTTCCTGCCGATCTTCGTCATCATCCTGTTTTCGTTCAACAAGCCCCTGGGCAAGTTCAACTACGCCTGGCAGGGGTTCACGTTCGAGAACTGGGCCGACCCATTCAAGTACCCCGCACTGACCGATGCACTGCTGCTCAGCCTCAACGTGGCCGCGGTGTCGACGGCCATCGCGCTGGTGCTGGGCACCCTGGTCGCCATCGCGCTGGTGCGCCAGCGCTGGCGGGGGCATCGCGCCGTGGACACCTTCCTGATATTGCCGCTCACCGCGCCCGAGGTGGTCATCGGTGCGGCGCTGCTGACGCTGTTCCTCGATTTCGGCTGGGCGGCCGGTTACACCACGATTCTGATCGCGCACATCGCGTTCGAGGTGAGCTTCATCGCGATGACGGTGCGCGCCCGGGTGCGCGGGTTCGACTGGACGCTCGAGGACGCCTCACTCGACCTCGGCGCCGGTCCGGCCCGCACCTTCTTCCGGGTGACGCTGCCGCTGATCGTGCCGGGCATCGTGGCGGCGGCGATGCTGTCGTTCGCGCTGTCGCTCGACGACTTCATCATCACCTACTTCGTCAGCGGGTCGACCGTGACCTATCCGCTGTACGTCAACGCCGCGGTCAAGGCGGCTGTGCCGCCGCAGATCAACGTGCTGGCCACTGCGATCCTGGGCGTCAGCTTGCTCTTCCTGGCAGTCGGGACACTGTGGCGCCGTAAACGATTCGAGGGTTGA
- a CDS encoding polyamine ABC transporter substrate-binding protein, with protein MSREIDPRLLARLTAGRTTRRRFLGGSAAAAAGLTLGSSLLAACGSDSDTSTTATDAGGPASGTLRISNWPLYMADGFVAGFQTASGITVDYKEDFNDNEQWFAKVKEPLSRKQDIGADLAVPTTFMAVRLHQLGWLNNINHDAVPNIKNLRTDLLEASVDPGREFSAPYMSGLVGIAYNRAATGRDLTTIDDMWDPAFKGRVSMFSDAQDGLGMIMLSQGNSPENPTTESVQQAIDLVREQKDRGQIRRFTGNDYADDLAAGNVAVAQAYSGDIVQLQADNPDLQFVVPETGATTFVDTMVIPYTTQNQKAAEAWIDYVYDRANYAKLVSFVQYIPVLSDMTEELEKIDPESANNPLINPPQSVLDKAKGWAALTDEQTQEYNTAYAAVTGG; from the coding sequence ATGTCCCGTGAAATTGATCCCCGCCTGCTGGCCCGCTTGACCGCCGGCCGCACGACACGCCGCCGGTTCCTGGGCGGCAGCGCCGCGGCCGCTGCGGGACTGACGTTGGGCTCGTCGCTGCTGGCGGCGTGCGGTTCCGACAGCGACACGTCCACCACAGCCACCGACGCCGGCGGACCCGCCAGCGGCACCCTGCGGATCTCGAACTGGCCGCTGTACATGGCCGACGGTTTCGTGGCCGGCTTCCAGACGGCCTCCGGCATCACCGTCGACTACAAAGAGGACTTCAACGACAACGAGCAGTGGTTCGCCAAGGTCAAGGAGCCGTTGTCGCGCAAGCAGGACATCGGCGCCGACCTGGCGGTCCCCACGACGTTCATGGCGGTGCGGCTGCATCAGCTCGGCTGGCTGAACAACATCAATCACGACGCCGTTCCGAACATCAAGAATCTGCGCACCGACCTGCTGGAGGCCAGCGTGGACCCGGGCCGCGAGTTCAGCGCGCCCTACATGTCCGGTCTGGTCGGCATCGCTTACAACCGGGCGGCCACCGGACGCGACCTGACCACCATCGACGACATGTGGGACCCTGCCTTCAAGGGCCGGGTGAGCATGTTCTCCGACGCGCAGGACGGCCTGGGCATGATCATGCTGTCCCAGGGCAACTCCCCCGAGAATCCGACCACCGAGAGCGTGCAGCAGGCCATCGACCTGGTGCGCGAGCAGAAGGATCGTGGCCAGATCCGCCGGTTCACGGGCAACGACTACGCCGACGATCTGGCGGCCGGCAATGTCGCTGTCGCGCAGGCCTATTCCGGCGACATCGTGCAGTTGCAGGCGGACAACCCCGACCTGCAGTTCGTGGTTCCGGAAACCGGCGCCACCACGTTCGTCGACACCATGGTGATCCCGTACACCACGCAGAACCAGAAGGCGGCCGAAGCGTGGATCGACTATGTCTACGACAGGGCGAACTACGCCAAGCTGGTGTCGTTCGTCCAGTACATCCCGGTGCTGTCGGACATGACCGAGGAGTTGGAGAAGATCGACCCGGAGTCGGCCAACAACCCGCTGATCAACCCGCCACAGTCGGTGCTCGACAAGGCGAAGGGCTGGGCCGCGCTCACCGACGAGCAGACCCAGGAGTACAACACCGCTTATGCGGCCGTGACCGGCGGCTGA
- a CDS encoding ABC transporter permease, producing the protein MAGVAASSRQRSKIAPYLMVLPALVYLGVFFVVPFFTLARTSLSETSGSVFLPTLTFAWDFGNYTQAFSEYREPILRSFGYAFVATVLCLLMAFPLAYVIAFKAGRFKNLILGLVILPFFVTFLIRTLAWKTILADEGWVVSALGTVGLLPEEGRLLSTSWAVIGGLTYNWIIFMILPLYVSLEKIDPRLLEASKDLYSSATRSFRKVILPLAMPGVLAGSMLVFIPSVGDFINADYLGSTQTTMIGNVIQKQFLVVKDYPAAAALSLVLMLIILGGVLLYTRALGTEDLV; encoded by the coding sequence ATGGCAGGCGTAGCAGCCAGCAGCCGGCAACGGAGCAAGATCGCTCCCTACCTGATGGTCCTGCCGGCCCTGGTGTACCTCGGCGTGTTCTTCGTGGTGCCGTTCTTCACGCTGGCACGCACGTCGTTGTCGGAGACCAGCGGCTCGGTGTTCCTGCCCACGCTCACCTTCGCGTGGGACTTCGGCAACTACACCCAGGCGTTCAGCGAGTACCGGGAACCGATTCTGCGCTCGTTCGGGTACGCGTTCGTGGCCACGGTGTTGTGTCTGCTGATGGCCTTCCCACTGGCCTACGTGATCGCTTTCAAGGCAGGCAGATTCAAGAACCTCATCCTCGGCCTGGTCATCCTGCCGTTCTTCGTCACGTTCCTGATCCGCACGCTGGCATGGAAGACCATCCTCGCCGACGAGGGATGGGTGGTCAGTGCGCTCGGCACCGTCGGGCTGCTGCCTGAGGAGGGCCGGTTGCTCTCGACGAGTTGGGCGGTGATCGGCGGGCTGACCTACAACTGGATCATCTTCATGATCCTGCCGCTCTACGTCAGCCTGGAGAAGATCGACCCGCGCCTGCTCGAGGCGTCGAAAGACCTGTACTCCTCGGCCACGCGCAGCTTCCGCAAGGTGATCCTGCCGTTGGCCATGCCGGGCGTGCTGGCAGGCAGCATGCTGGTCTTCATCCCGTCGGTCGGCGATTTCATCAACGCCGACTACCTGGGCAGTACCCAGACGACGATGATCGGCAACGTCATCCAGAAACAGTTCCTGGTGGTCAAGGACTACCCTGCCGCGGCCGCACTGTCACTGGTGCTGATGCTGATCATCCTCGGCGGGGTGCTGCTCTACACCCGGGCCCTCGGCACGGAGGACCTGGTATGA
- a CDS encoding type II toxin-antitoxin system Rv0910 family toxin — translation MASVDVSVSSDLSPERAWDLASNLRRFEEWLTIFGGWRSEVPDEIDVGTEVSSCIKVKGFRNTIHWRVTRYDEPKEIELVGTGFGGVRIGLSMEVQPRTQDGVEGSDFRVLADLSGGLLSTPVGGLVARVIKGDVRKSVQNLARLR, via the coding sequence ATGGCTTCTGTCGATGTCTCGGTGTCCTCCGACCTCAGTCCCGAGCGGGCGTGGGATCTGGCCTCGAACCTGCGTCGGTTCGAGGAGTGGCTGACCATCTTCGGCGGGTGGCGCAGCGAGGTGCCCGACGAGATCGACGTCGGTACAGAGGTGTCCTCTTGCATCAAGGTCAAGGGCTTCCGCAACACGATCCACTGGCGGGTCACCCGCTATGACGAGCCCAAGGAGATCGAGCTGGTCGGCACCGGTTTCGGTGGCGTGCGGATCGGTCTGAGCATGGAGGTACAGCCGAGGACGCAGGACGGGGTGGAAGGCTCCGATTTCCGGGTGCTCGCGGACCTGTCCGGCGGTCTGCTCAGCACGCCGGTCGGCGGGCTGGTCGCCAGGGTCATCAAGGGTGACGTGCGTAAGTCCGTGCAGAATCTGGCCCGACTGCGCTAG
- a CDS encoding ABC transporter ATP-binding protein, producing MAETEATQHKGGPVIEIDHVTKRFGDYVAVADADFTIAQGEFFSMLGPSGCGKTTTLRMIAGFETPTEGAIRLEGTDVSKTPPNKRNVNTVFQHYALFPHMTVRDNVAYGPRSAKKDKNTVRKRVDELLETVRLADFAERKPAQLSGGQQQRVALARALVNYPSALLLDEPLGALDLKLRHVMQFELKRIQREVGITFIYVTHDQEEALTMSDRIAVMNAGNVEQIGTPTEIYDRPATVFVASFIGQANLWSGRQTGRHNRDFVEVDVLGSRLKARPGETTIEPGGNATLMVRPERIRVTPAEQEPPTGDVVGVRATVTDLTFQGPVVRLSMAAPDSSPIVAHVGPEQDLPLLRPGDEVHVSWAPGASLVLPGADIPTTEDLEDMLDDS from the coding sequence ATGGCGGAAACCGAGGCCACCCAACACAAGGGCGGCCCGGTCATCGAGATCGACCATGTCACCAAGCGCTTCGGCGATTACGTCGCCGTCGCCGACGCGGACTTCACCATTGCCCAGGGCGAGTTCTTCTCGATGCTGGGGCCGTCCGGGTGCGGCAAGACCACCACGCTGCGGATGATCGCCGGGTTCGAGACGCCCACCGAGGGGGCCATCCGGCTCGAAGGCACCGACGTGTCCAAGACGCCGCCCAACAAGCGCAACGTCAACACCGTTTTCCAGCACTACGCGCTGTTCCCCCACATGACGGTTCGCGACAACGTGGCCTACGGTCCGCGATCGGCCAAGAAGGACAAGAACACGGTCCGCAAGCGAGTCGACGAACTCCTCGAGACCGTGCGCCTGGCCGACTTCGCCGAGCGCAAGCCCGCGCAGCTGTCCGGCGGCCAGCAGCAGCGTGTCGCCCTGGCCCGGGCTCTGGTCAACTACCCCAGTGCCCTCCTGCTCGACGAGCCCCTCGGAGCGCTGGACCTCAAACTGCGCCACGTCATGCAGTTCGAGCTCAAACGGATCCAGCGCGAGGTCGGCATCACGTTCATCTACGTGACCCACGACCAAGAGGAAGCGCTGACGATGAGTGACCGCATCGCGGTCATGAACGCTGGCAACGTCGAACAGATCGGCACGCCCACAGAGATCTACGACCGCCCCGCCACGGTGTTCGTGGCCAGCTTCATCGGACAGGCCAACCTGTGGTCAGGTCGCCAGACCGGACGCCACAACCGTGACTTCGTCGAAGTCGACGTGCTCGGCTCCAGGTTGAAGGCCCGGCCCGGCGAGACCACGATCGAGCCGGGCGGCAACGCCACGCTGATGGTGCGTCCCGAGCGCATCCGTGTCACCCCGGCGGAGCAGGAGCCGCCCACCGGCGATGTCGTCGGGGTGCGCGCCACCGTGACCGATCTGACGTTCCAGGGTCCGGTGGTGCGGCTGTCGATGGCCGCACCCGACTCGTCGCCGATCGTCGCTCATGTCGGTCCGGAGCAGGACCTGCCGCTGCTGCGCCCCGGCGACGAAGTCCACGTCTCGTGGGCTCCCGGCGCCTCGCTGGTGTTGCCCGGCGCCGACATCCCGACCACCGAGGATCTCGAGGACATGCTCGACGACTCCTGA
- a CDS encoding enoyl-CoA hydratase-related protein translates to MTDLTVAIQAGVAVLTLNRPERRNAYTPQMGALLGEAYRRCDDDDEVRAIVLTGAGEAFCAGADFTQPTGRFDAPDDQFSASPIAPAAFELRTPVIAAVNGHAIGIGLTMALQADVRIMARDAKYAVAQVRRGVIPDCASHWTLPALVGGAVAADLLLTGRTFDGAEAAALGIASRVAAAGDVLGLAMTMAADIAVNTAPMSVALSKRLLWDTMAKGYGPGQVAAMETALHHRVMGGADAREGVAAFLQRRPPRWTASVSREWEPLPDLSG, encoded by the coding sequence ATGACCGATCTCACCGTCGCGATCCAGGCCGGAGTGGCGGTGCTGACGCTGAATCGGCCCGAACGCCGCAACGCCTACACCCCTCAGATGGGGGCGCTCCTCGGCGAGGCGTACCGGCGCTGCGACGACGACGACGAGGTCCGCGCAATCGTGCTCACCGGGGCGGGAGAGGCGTTCTGCGCCGGTGCGGACTTCACGCAGCCGACCGGTCGTTTCGATGCGCCCGACGACCAGTTCAGTGCGTCGCCGATCGCGCCGGCAGCGTTCGAGTTGCGCACACCGGTGATCGCCGCCGTCAACGGCCACGCCATCGGGATCGGTCTCACGATGGCGCTGCAGGCGGATGTGCGCATCATGGCACGCGACGCGAAATACGCGGTGGCACAGGTACGCCGAGGGGTGATCCCCGACTGCGCGTCGCACTGGACGCTGCCGGCGCTGGTCGGCGGCGCCGTCGCCGCCGATCTGCTGCTGACCGGCCGGACGTTCGACGGTGCCGAGGCCGCCGCGCTGGGAATCGCGTCCCGTGTCGCGGCCGCCGGCGATGTGCTCGGTCTCGCTATGACGATGGCCGCCGACATCGCGGTCAACACCGCCCCGATGTCGGTGGCGCTGAGCAAGCGACTGCTCTGGGACACGATGGCGAAGGGTTACGGACCCGGCCAGGTCGCGGCGATGGAGACGGCCCTGCACCACCGGGTGATGGGCGGCGCCGATGCCCGCGAAGGCGTTGCGGCCTTCCTGCAGCGTCGCCCGCCGCGGTGGACCGCTTCGGTGTCGCGGGAGTGGGAGCCCCTGCCGGACCTGTCCGGCTGA
- a CDS encoding EamA family transporter, with translation MAANQARTGAAMAVAAMVSLQMGLAISVTLIDRIGVEGVAWLRLAWAGVLLLVIVRPRRAAYTRSSFLTCVLLGVVTAGVTLLFMAAVDRIPLGTASALEFLGPLGVAVARGRGRTRLLWPGLAALGVLLLTQPWSGTVDPVGVGYALAAAACWAGYILLTQRVGDQVTGIHALAVSMPVAGLVATLAVGPAVLDRMTPQILLLGVGIAVLLPVVPFTLELLALRRLTAAAFGTLMSLEPGFAMIVGFLVLHQVPGPFGLVGICVVVAAGVGAARAGARSAPVGLEIA, from the coding sequence GTGGCAGCAAATCAGGCGCGTACGGGCGCCGCGATGGCCGTGGCCGCCATGGTCTCCCTGCAGATGGGCCTGGCGATCTCGGTCACCCTGATCGACCGGATCGGCGTCGAGGGGGTGGCGTGGCTGCGACTGGCGTGGGCCGGCGTTCTGCTCCTGGTCATCGTCCGTCCGCGCCGGGCCGCCTACACGCGCAGCAGCTTCCTGACCTGTGTGCTGCTCGGCGTGGTGACAGCCGGGGTCACTTTGCTGTTCATGGCCGCCGTGGACCGCATCCCGCTCGGAACTGCCAGCGCGCTCGAGTTCCTCGGACCGCTCGGGGTCGCGGTGGCCAGAGGCCGCGGCCGCACGCGCCTGCTGTGGCCGGGGCTGGCCGCGCTCGGAGTCCTCCTGCTCACTCAGCCGTGGTCGGGCACCGTCGACCCGGTGGGAGTCGGATACGCGTTGGCCGCAGCGGCCTGCTGGGCGGGATACATCTTGCTCACCCAGCGCGTGGGTGACCAGGTCACCGGGATCCATGCGCTGGCGGTCTCCATGCCCGTCGCCGGTCTGGTCGCGACCCTGGCAGTCGGACCCGCGGTGCTGGACCGGATGACACCCCAGATCCTGCTGCTCGGCGTCGGGATCGCAGTGCTGTTGCCGGTGGTGCCGTTCACGCTGGAACTACTGGCGCTGCGCCGTCTCACCGCCGCCGCCTTCGGCACGCTGATGAGCCTCGAACCCGGATTCGCGATGATCGTCGGCTTCCTGGTGCTGCATCAGGTGCCCGGTCCCTTCGGTCTGGTCGGGATCTGCGTCGTCGTGGCAGCGGGCGTCGGCGCTGCCCGCGCCGGGGCGCGCTCGGCACCGGTCGGGCTGGAGATCGCCTGA